A window from Vigna angularis cultivar LongXiaoDou No.4 chromosome 7, ASM1680809v1, whole genome shotgun sequence encodes these proteins:
- the LOC108337575 gene encoding uncharacterized protein LOC108337575 — translation MFTSKQWKSSFFSRTTGGKLVQSLVMDDKFWKSVVVCLLGASPLIKVLHLVSLDQKPVIGFIYDEMKRVKEKIQHAFKFVKKRYMPLWDIIDERWDEETLRPLHATVYYLNPRFHYDPSFEEDFDVKLGLYGSLSKMIAKQDWSKVDHMLEDFKHARNSLGNEITKIAIKTKNPADWWDSYGSELPELQHFAKRILSLTTNSFGCVDNRNAFDTVHMKRRNRLRQQILKDVLLVMTNSKLTKRHQAEKSIEYSIDDLSSDDEWITESNESVSNNEEPELDDLCLFIPIEDDEADSKNDNGAYVDDLQIHDDDDIELDEAADVDDEDGESYSTDDVTDRGVFLKSPAYVLS, via the exons ATGTTTACATCCAAACAATGGAAATCCAGTTTTTTTTCTAGAACAACAGGTGGGAAACTAGTTCAAAGTCTCGTTATGGATGATAAGTTTTGGAAAAGTGTTGTGGTTTGCTTGCTTGGCGCTAGTCCTCTGATCAAGGTGCTTCATTTGGTGAGTTTGGACCAGAAACCAGTCATAGGTTTCATTTATGATGAAATGAAGAGAGTAAAAGAGAAGATACAGCATGCCTTTAAATTTGTCAAGAAACG ttATATGCCTTTATGGGATATCATAGATGAAAGATGGGACGAAGAAACTCTTAGGCCTTTGCATGCCACAGTTTATTATCTTAACCCTCGGTTCCACTATGATCCTAGTTTCGAAGAAGATTTTGATGTTAAACTTGGTTTGTACGGGTCTTTAAGCAAGATGATAGCAAAGCAAGACTGGTCTAAGGTTGATCATATGCTTGAAGATTTCAAGCATGCAAGAAACTCTCTTGGTAATGAAATAACCAAGATTGCAATTAAAACCAAGAATCCTGCTGATTGGTGGGATTCATATGGTTCTGAACTTCCCGAGCTCCAACATTTTGCTAAACGAATACTGAGTTTGACAACCAATTCTTTTGGCTGTGTGGATAACCGGAATGCCTTTGATACG GTACACATGAAGAGAAGAAATCGTTTGAGGCAACAGATACTGAAAGATGTACTGCTAGTGATGACTAATTCAAAGTTAACCAAAAGGCACCAAGCTGAAAAATCCATTGAATATAGCATAGACGATCTTTCTTCTGATGATGAATGGATTACAGAGAGTAATGAAAGCGTATCTAACAATGAAGAGCCAGAGTTAGATGACTTGTGCTTGTTTATTCCAATTGAAGATGACGAGGCAGATTCTAAAAATGATAATGGTGCTTATGTAGATGATCTACAGAttcatgatgatgatgatattgaACTTGATGAAGCGGCAGatgttgatgatgaagatggggAAAGTTACTCAACAGATGATGTCACGGATAGAGGTGTGTTCTTAAAGTCCCCTGCATATGTTCTTTCATAA